The genomic region ACCTCCTCCTCCACAAGCGGCAGAAGTGAAAAAGGTTTCGTAAACCTCCATTTCACGCACGAGCCCCAGGACACAGTGGTGGTTCGAGGAGGAGTCCTGTGCCTCGATTGCCAGGCCCGCTACGACTCAGCCCTCTCTTCTTCTACGCCTTCGTCTTCTTCGTCCCCCACACCTAAAATAATGTGGCGCAAAGATGGAGTCCTCCTCAGCACCGTGGTGGATGACCGGAGGCGGCAGTTAGAAAATGGGTCACTGCTGGTCCAGAACGTCTTCCAGTCGCGGCACCATCGGCCCGATGAGGGCGGCTACCAGTGCGTGGCGGCGCTGGAGGGTATTGGGGCCATAGTGAGCCGGACGGCACGAGTCACCGTTGCCGGTATGGTGAACCACACTACTTTTGTCAAATATGCCTTTTTTTCACAAAAATGGCCAATGCACTGTAGGAGCTCCTTGTCTCCTGGTGGGAGTAGAACCCTGATCCTTGGGACTTTGCTGGATGTTTAGAACGGGACATTCCTTTGGCCCTGTTTATAGCAGCCTTTATGACGGCAGCTTTCACACCAGCATCAGTTCATCTGAGGGGAACTGTCCTGATCAGTAGCACATTTCCAATGCATTTGCATAGACTGCAAAGAGGGGTTTTAAGTAGGTACAAGTGCTGTTCCTACTTAAAACCCCTCTACGTACTtaacagactctctctctctctccccccctctctctctttaactctctctctctctcaatttaactctctctctctctctctctctctctctctccctctctctctctttaactctctctctctcaatttaactctctctctctctctctttaactctctctgtctctctttaactctctctctctctctctctctctctctaactctctcgctctctctctctttaactctctctctctctctttaactctctctctctctctctctctctttaactctctctctctctttaactctctctctctgtctctttaactctctctctctctctttaactctctctctcttaactctctctctctctctctctctctttaactctctcgctctctcatctctctttaactctctctctctctttaactctctctctctcttttaaccctctctctctctctctttaactctctcgctctctctctctctaactctctctgtctctctttactctctctctcctctttaactctctctgtctctctttaactctctctctctctttaactctctctctctctctctttaactctctctctctctctttaactctctctgtctctctttaactctctctcctctaactctctcgctctctctctctctctctcttaactctctctctctctctctttaactctctctctctgtctctttaactctctctctctttaactctctctccctctcttaactctctctctctctctttaactctctctctctctttaactctctcactctctctctctttaactctctctctctttaactctctctctctctctaactctctcgctctctctctctctctttaactctctctctctctctctctctctctttaactctctctgtctctctttaactctctctctctctaactctctcgctctctctctctctctcttaactctctctctctctctttaactctctctctctctctcttaaactctctctctcttaaactctctctctctcgctttaactctctctctctctctctctctctctctctctttaactctctcgctctctctctctctctctttaactctctctctctctttctctctctctctctttaactctctctctctctctttctctctctgtgtctctgcactgcatgctgggaggtttggtgtgtgagtgtgagggagggtgaggggtgtgaatgaGCTGGAATGTTTTTTGGGATAGTTCACTGTTTTTCTCTACtgcttttttacattttcttctcTACTCGGTAAGGTAAGAGAGGAGTTTCCTTTTCCCTTCGTTGCTGGTTGTTGGGAAGTGACCGGAGGAGCTGGTcagagtttggtggtgtgcagtatggcgcCCCTCCCTAGTGAGGGTTCCGCCCCCCCGCTGTCTTttagacacggggttagagtcacaggttctcctggctgcaggagaacctgTTGTATGTGGTGGTCCtgcaagccctccccggatcggcagaggggatggggcagcgactgggacggctcggaagagtggggtaattggccaagtacaactggggagaaaaaggggggaacccccccctacctccaaaaaaagaaaagaaagtaacGGTAATCTAAGTGATAGTGAACCACAGCTTAAGGATGCATGCAGAGATGGAGGACAGACAGacccagtgagagacagtcaggTAGCCGAGGCTtagagtcaggtctctgcaacagtGAGTCGCACTGAAGACGCCAAACATGGAGATGAGGAAATGTTACTGATGCTGTGTCACaggatgatcagcagtcatattcattaagtcaagtcaagcaaTTAGGTTGTATTTTTCCCCAGAGGGGCAATCGTTGGAGATTAAAAGAGATTAATGATGTCCTTGATGGAACTTATGGCAGACAGTCAGAAGAAATAGCACATTTCAAAATTATGTTaaaattctcaagcagaaattggccttatatgaACAAGTTTCTTCCGCAAAAGTCacttggtcaaaatctgagggtttTGTTacagggggagtggaacaataagagaagccgacattaccagctgGGCTGCAGGGGAACCCGGAAGGGATGAAATGCTTAGGggtctttctgggcagtgaccgctttctgagcaaaaactgagAGGGTTTAGTTGAAGAGATCAGAGCCCaatgtctagatggacttggatccagcctcagttgtcctttAGGGGAGAGTCTTGAGTGTTAATAACTTGATTGCCTCggtgttctggcaccggtttacagttgtagaacctccggacatgcTCATAAGAGAAGTACAGAAGAGCTGGTGAActgggaggctttcactggaccaaatctGCTGTGTTGTTCCTACCAGAAGGAgaccagggcctgattgacctccgtaGTCAATCAAAGCTTTTCGCCTTCAACTGTGCAGGGATTATTACATCATAACAACAGCTTTGgaccgcaacatgtctgtgaatgttctcattcatccaggtcacggttatccaaaggaactgaatcacggatatataccaagtccagttgcactcgattcaattcctttggataacagcTTTGGAGTggaacagcatctgtgttgctttgtATGATTATGAACCTGAATTATGACAAGCACCTGTTCCTTCTGGAACTAGCTGGCGTGTAGTTCTGCATGCAGTTCTGTCAGGCTGTCGTccgagcttggggaacagtcCTTAAACACCAAGAGAGACCactcccagatctatggcagtgcagggggaggggggaagccCTGTTCTATAATCCGCTGATACggtgcaggatgctcagctccgtcaGTGTACAGAGAGCCCTCGCAGAGCTGGGCTTACTAAGATAGCGTGCCTCAGAGCAGAGGAACGCGGGAACCGACTGACATTTAagccaagagactggttttaaatctcttcgtctaatggagaggctgttggaggaagtgatcggTGCACTTCCTGGTTTCTTCGTAGGGGCACCaggagcggagtgtggagaggatcagctaGCTATGCAGCCTATTTATCAATCTTTGTCCATCCGTGCTGCGGTGGAGGAGCAGGGGGAAGTGACACCAGAACTACAGGACTTCTCAAGTACACCGAAGAAGGCCttgtattcaattcaattcaatttattgtcagtaAAAAAATGTgcgggcacatgttaaaaatgaaagtcactgtaaaggttctcaacagaacatcactagccggtgtacaggagtcgaggtggttgagtgtgttgacaCTTTTTGGTCTCCAAAGGCAGCTTTTGGTCTCTGTACAACCCCCCATGGGGAAACGCACTgtggctctacagtggagggtggtacatgggctgtgactacgaacagacatgtggcacatgcAGATCCTAGAGCAGGGCGCCACTGTTCTTcctgtaatgatgaagaaactccACAGCACTTATGGTCCAGATGTCCCCGactgagccctctcttctctgtgctGCAGCAGTGGCTCGGAGGTTGAGGAGAGGTTCTGGAAGAcaacctgtttgtctttggtcctaggtgacacggcagcacagtgcagccgTGTCACCTTGGTTCATTTTCTAATAGGTCAGACGAAAATGAGCGTTTGGCTCAGCAGAAGGAACAAAATGAGAGGCACAGGGTCCACGGATGCTACACTCGTGCTCAGGGGTccggtggctgctcggctgagaATTGTGTTCACGTATTTCAAAGTGATTCAAACTTGGAAGAACGTGTTTCTGTTTGGGGGACATGGAGATGGTCTGTGCACTGTGGAAAACCGATTCTTAATTTCCGAACAAGGGGAGGTCGGTATCTTTGGTTTTTGTGTGTGCTGTGTATGGGGATTGTCGAGGCGAGAAGTGGGGGTGAAAAGAAGGATTACACAAGACACTGTAATCACAGGAAGAG from Lampris incognitus isolate fLamInc1 unplaced genomic scaffold, fLamInc1.hap2 scaffold_463, whole genome shotgun sequence harbors:
- the zgc:77784 gene encoding netrin receptor DCC, producing MESSDTSSSTSGRSEKGFVNLHFTHEPQDTVVVRGGVLCLDCQARYDSALSSSTPSSSSSPTPKIMWRKDGVLLSTVVDDRRRQLENGSLLVQNVFQSRHHRPDEGGYQCVAALEGIGAIVSRTARVTVA